A DNA window from Choristoneura fumiferana chromosome 24, NRCan_CFum_1, whole genome shotgun sequence contains the following coding sequences:
- the LOC141441705 gene encoding uncharacterized protein isoform X2, which translates to MATSKEVKPTSTQKKLLDMDLPDDDEIKEAKRERYTNTVQDETDSDSDTSDDSDIEDSMEKYIWDGLFPTGKPYTNSLEDLKKILASLPTRFSERQRKIKSDLKEDEKSHHQMKKIIQMRLVGEDIDQDILMENLERVRNIVKKKIKKRERIMADKINVAKSEVRECVVLLERMNIDVSK; encoded by the coding sequence ATGGCTACGTCAAAAGAGGTGAAACCTACATCAACCCAAAAAAAACTGTTGGACATGGACTTaccagatgatgatgaaataaaagaagCTAAAAGAGAAAGATACACAAATACGGTTCAAGATGAGACTGACAGTGACAGCGATACATCTGATGATTCCGACATCGAAGATAGTATGGAAAAATATATCTGGGACGGCTTATTTCCCACAGGCAAACcatatacaaatagtttagaagacttaaaaaaaatactggcatCTCTGCCTACAAGATTTAGTGAGAGACAAAGAAAGATAAAATCTGATTTAAAGGAAGATGAAAAATCTCATCATCAAATGAAGAAAATTATTCAAATGAGACTGGTTGGCGAAGATATAGATCAAGACATACTGATGGAGAATTTGGAGAGGGTAAGGAATATTGTGAAGAAGAAGATTAAGAAGAGAGAAAGAATAATGGCAGATAAAATTAATGTTGCCAAATCCGAGGTCCGGGAATGTGTAGTACTGCTAGAAAGGATGAATATTGACGTATCTAAGTAA
- the LOC141441705 gene encoding uncharacterized protein isoform X1: MLIGVFEPAYHCSIMATSKEVKPTSTQKKLLDMDLPDDDEIKEAKRERYTNTVQDETDSDSDTSDDSDIEDSMEKYIWDGLFPTGKPYTNSLEDLKKILASLPTRFSERQRKIKSDLKEDEKSHHQMKKIIQMRLVGEDIDQDILMENLERVRNIVKKKIKKRERIMADKINVAKSEVRECVVLLERMNIDVSK, from the exons ATGTTGATTGGGGTATTTGAACCTgc CTACCATTGCTCAATTATGGCTACGTCAAAAGAGGTGAAACCTACATCAACCCAAAAAAAACTGTTGGACATGGACTTaccagatgatgatgaaataaaagaagCTAAAAGAGAAAGATACACAAATACGGTTCAAGATGAGACTGACAGTGACAGCGATACATCTGATGATTCCGACATCGAAGATAGTATGGAAAAATATATCTGGGACGGCTTATTTCCCACAGGCAAACcatatacaaatagtttagaagacttaaaaaaaatactggcatCTCTGCCTACAAGATTTAGTGAGAGACAAAGAAAGATAAAATCTGATTTAAAGGAAGATGAAAAATCTCATCATCAAATGAAGAAAATTATTCAAATGAGACTGGTTGGCGAAGATATAGATCAAGACATACTGATGGAGAATTTGGAGAGGGTAAGGAATATTGTGAAGAAGAAGATTAAGAAGAGAGAAAGAATAATGGCAGATAAAATTAATGTTGCCAAATCCGAGGTCCGGGAATGTGTAGTACTGCTAGAAAGGATGAATATTGACGTATCTAAGTAA